In Paenibacillus dendritiformis, the DNA window GAGCAGCTGATGCCCATCCTCCCGGCTAGGGCGATAGGCAGCGTTCGGATTATCCGTACGCTCCCCCCGCTCCGTCACGAGCTGGAAGTCGCCCATGATGCCGATTTCCAGCGGGCGTCCTACGCGGATACGAATTTCCTCCAGCTCCCGATATGTGCCGGCGGGCAGCCCCATCAGGATTGACTTGAGCATCGGCGGCAGCACCGCCGACCAGCTTAGCGCTTCCATTGGCATTCCCTCCCGTGTCATCATTCGACAGCCGGACAACCTGGGCTTGTATCCCTATATGTATGGCGCCACGCCGCTTTTTATGCCCCCGCCGGGCCCGGCGCCCCGAATGCCCGGTTCCTACTTCTTCAAAATGCCGACAAGCAGGCAGGATACTCCGGCCGCAATCCAGACCATCTTGCTCCAGTTCAGCTTGTCTGCGATGCCGATGAGACCGATGGTCGTCGTCGCGATGAGAACGAGCGGACCGACAAGCGCAAGCAGTGAATTGACGGCCAGCGCCTTCTCCGGTTCATTCAGCTTGAGCATAATGAGAGCCGCGGTAACTTCCAGGCACCCCGATATAATGCGGAGGCCTGACATACTGGCGACAAATTTATCAACGGACAATTTCGCACCTCCTTTCGCTCCGAGGGAATCGTATGGGCGGATCCGGATTCACCGTGATCTCCGGCACACGCAGGCATGATGCAGCCTGTCCTTTTCCGTATATTGACCATTGTATGCGCGGAACCGTACCATTCATGCTCGTCCCTTCGATTCTTCGATACCTTGACCACCTCCTCCCCAATCGCAGTCTCCCCGCCCTGGTAGGCACCTGTCGGCAGGCGGGCGCATATATTGCTTGCATGATTCGACTAATCTGGGGACATGAAGGGGATTATGCGATGAGTCTATCCGAACCTCAAATCGAACAATGGCCTAGAGCCATGGTGGATCCGAGCGGAGTACGAACCCGCAAGCCGAGAACAACCGGATTGACGATGGTAATGGACAAAGGCTTGGGAGCAAACGCATTTGCCGATCTGCTCTCTTCAGCTCATGAGCATATCGATATCATTAAGCTGGGCTTTGGCACGGCTGCGGTTACGCCGGCCCCGATATTGTTATGGAAGCTTGACACGGCGCGGCAGTATGAGATTACGGTGATGCCAGGGGGAACATTTCTCGAATATGCCGTCGCCAAAGGCATGGTCGAACCATTTTTTCATATGATGAAAGAAATGGGCTTCACTGGAATCGAAGTATCCGACGGGACGATCGCGCTGCCCCGGGAGAAGCGGAATGACCTGATCCAGCGCGCCCGCGACGAAGGGTTCTTCGTCTGCTCCGAATACGGGAAGAAAGCGGCCGGCTCCACCTTCATCTGGGACGACGTGCTGGAAGCGTTCAATGAAGATATTGCGCATGGCGCCGAATGGATGACGCTTGAAGGCAGGGAATCGGGAGCAGGCGTTGGCGTATATGACGAACGCGGGGGCTGCGATACGGAAATGGTGTTGATGATTGCCGAAGCGGTTCATTCTCCGCACCGGCTCATGTGGGAGGCTCCGCGGAAGGATCAGCAGACCGCGATTCTCCAAACGCTCGGACCGCAAGCCAATCTCGGCAATATCGCGCCGGATGACATTATCGCTTGCGAGGCGCTGCGGCGGGGATTGCGTTCCGATACGATGGGCCATTTGCTGGACACGGTGAAGTAGAGCCGTGTTCTAACGGCATCGCCGAGGCGAAGCCGGAGAGAGAGTAAGGGGGGAGCAACGATGCAGGTCGATGTCATAGCTAGCGTCAATGAAGCCAGATCGATTGAGCTGGCGAACCGGACGGTCATCGTCATCGACGTGCTCCGAGCGACAAGCACCATCATTACGGCGCTGGCGCATGGGGCATCCGGCATCCTGCCGGTCGAGACGGTGCAGCAGGCCAAGCAGGCTGCCCGTGACGGGGATATTACGGGAGGGGAGCGCAATTGCAAAAAAATACCGGGATTCGATGCCGGCAATTCTCCGTTCGAATATATTGGCGAGAACGTGTACGGGAAGCGTGTCGTGCTGACGACGTCGAACGGAACGCGGGCGATCCATAAGGCGGCAAAGGCGGACGTTATTTTGGCCGGAGCCTTTCTGAATGCGTCGGAATGCGCGCGAATTGCCTACCAGCTTCGCAAGGACATTGCGTTATTATGCGCCGGTATGCAGGATGAATTCGCCTTCGAGGACGGCCTGTGCGCCGGTCTTATCGTCGCCGAACTGTTCCGGCTTGGCAGCCAGGAACAGGAGATGCGCACAAATGACCTGGGAAGCATTCTCGTCAGCGCCTATCGACACCATGCAGGAGACATTACGTCCGCGCTGCTCGGCTGCTCCGGCGGGATGCGTCTTGCCAAGCTGGGATATGCCAAGGATGTCGAATACTGCGCCGGCATCGACACGGTATCGGTCGTTCCGGTGTGGGTTCAGCAGATGATGCTTCCGTTCGCAACATAGGGCTCCCAGACTCATCATGATAAGCAACGTTCATTGTTCTAAACAGAGAAGGCTTGTTCATACAGTAAATAGAGGATGTTCACGACGTCCCCTTTTGATCAATTGGACGGACAAACTTTTCTTGTCGAGGAGCAATAATCATGAATGGCGAATTGGTACTGGTTGTACTCATTGTTGTCGGACTGGTCAGCCGTTCCCCGATCATTACGACGGCTGCATGCATCCTGCTTATCGTCAAGCTCGTACATCTGGAACGGTATCTGCCTGCCATCGAGCGGAGAGGGCTCGAATTGGGACTGCTGTTCCTGACGATAGCCGTCCTTGTCCCTTTCGCTGCCGAGCGGATCACGGCCGAACATCTATGGAGCACGCTCACATCTTGGCCAGGAATTATCGCGTTGGCCGGCGGGGCCATCGCCACATCCATGAACGGCCGGGGCCTGGAGCTGCTGAAAAATGATCCTCAGATGATCGTCGGCCTCGTGGCCGGTTCTCTGGTCGGGATCGTTCTCTTGCGGGGCGTGCCGGTGGGGCCGCTAATGGCGGCCGGAATAACGGCTTTGCTCTTGACCATCAGCCGATGGATTATCGATAAGTTCTAGCCGCTTCTCCCAACCCCTTGCGACAAATGACAACAAGCCGGCCCATCGGACCGGCTTATCTTGTTCATATCTTCCTTTTTTTATCTTCGTTCCTTTGGCCCGCCGACGAACGCTTCCTCGACGGCATCCAGCCCATATGAAGTGTGAAGCGCAGTAATAATATCGTTCAGCTTGGCATTCGACACGACGCAGGAGACTTTGATTTCGGACGTGCTCACCATTTTAATGCTGACGCCCGTCTCCGAGATGACGCGGAACATTTGCGCCGCGACGCCAGGGTGGCTGACCATGCCTGCGCCGACGATCGAGATTTTGACCAGGTCGGCCTCAGAGGTCACTTCACGGTAAGGAACCTCGCATCGGATGTTCTCCAGCACCTGAACAGCGCGGTCACGATCATGCAGGGCGGTGGTGAACGAGAAATCGGCTTCCCCGTTCGTTACCCCGCTCTGAACGATGATATCCACATCAATCTGTTCATCGGCAAGCGCGCCGAACATGCGGGCGAGAACCCCCGGAAGATCGGCTACGCCGAGAACACTGATGCGTGCCACATTTTTGTCATAGGCGATGCCGCTAACGACCACCCCTTGCTCCATCTTCGCTTCCTCCTTCACATAGGTCCCTTCATTGTAATTGAAGCTCGATCGCACGACGAGACAGACCCTGTTATGCTTCGCATATTCTACAGCCCGGGGGTGGAGAACCGCCGCCCCAAGGTTGGCCAGCTCCAGCATTTCATCGTATGAGATCTCCTTCAGTTTGCGCGCGCGGCGCACGATTCTCGGATCAGTAGAATAAATCCCGTCGACATCCGTATAGATTTCGCATACATCGGCTTCGATTGCCGCAGCCAGCGCGACTGCCGTCGTATCGGATCCGCCGCGGCCGAGGGTCGTAATCTCTCCCTCCTCGGTCATGCCTTGGAAGCCGGCGACGATGACAATGTTCCCCGCTTTCAGCGCCGCATGCACACGTTCAGGAGCAATGTCCTTAATTCGCGCCTTTCCATGCATGTCGTCCGTCCGGAAGCCCGCTTGCCATCCGGTCATGGACATGGACGCATGGCCCAGCTTCTGGATGGCCATCGACAGCAGGGATACCGAAATTTGCTCTCCCGTAGTCAGCAGCATATCCATCTCGCGGGCCGGCAGTTGATCGTTTACGCTTTTCGCTTGGTCAATCAAGTCA includes these proteins:
- a CDS encoding DUF441 domain-containing protein; this encodes MNGELVLVVLIVVGLVSRSPIITTAACILLIVKLVHLERYLPAIERRGLELGLLFLTIAVLVPFAAERITAEHLWSTLTSWPGIIALAGGAIATSMNGRGLELLKNDPQMIVGLVAGSLVGIVLLRGVPVGPLMAAGITALLLTISRWIIDKF
- a CDS encoding aspartate kinase, with the protein product MALYVMKFGGSSVGTVERMKRVAERIVEKKLEGHQCVVVVSAMGDTTDDLIDQAKSVNDQLPAREMDMLLTTGEQISVSLLSMAIQKLGHASMSMTGWQAGFRTDDMHGKARIKDIAPERVHAALKAGNIVIVAGFQGMTEEGEITTLGRGGSDTTAVALAAAIEADVCEIYTDVDGIYSTDPRIVRRARKLKEISYDEMLELANLGAAVLHPRAVEYAKHNRVCLVVRSSFNYNEGTYVKEEAKMEQGVVVSGIAYDKNVARISVLGVADLPGVLARMFGALADEQIDVDIIVQSGVTNGEADFSFTTALHDRDRAVQVLENIRCEVPYREVTSEADLVKISIVGAGMVSHPGVAAQMFRVISETGVSIKMVSTSEIKVSCVVSNAKLNDIITALHTSYGLDAVEEAFVGGPKERR
- a CDS encoding 2-phosphosulfolactate phosphatase, whose protein sequence is MQVDVIASVNEARSIELANRTVIVIDVLRATSTIITALAHGASGILPVETVQQAKQAARDGDITGGERNCKKIPGFDAGNSPFEYIGENVYGKRVVLTTSNGTRAIHKAAKADVILAGAFLNASECARIAYQLRKDIALLCAGMQDEFAFEDGLCAGLIVAELFRLGSQEQEMRTNDLGSILVSAYRHHAGDITSALLGCSGGMRLAKLGYAKDVEYCAGIDTVSVVPVWVQQMMLPFAT
- a CDS encoding phosphosulfolactate synthase, which codes for MSLSEPQIEQWPRAMVDPSGVRTRKPRTTGLTMVMDKGLGANAFADLLSSAHEHIDIIKLGFGTAAVTPAPILLWKLDTARQYEITVMPGGTFLEYAVAKGMVEPFFHMMKEMGFTGIEVSDGTIALPREKRNDLIQRARDEGFFVCSEYGKKAAGSTFIWDDVLEAFNEDIAHGAEWMTLEGRESGAGVGVYDERGGCDTEMVLMIAEAVHSPHRLMWEAPRKDQQTAILQTLGPQANLGNIAPDDIIACEALRRGLRSDTMGHLLDTVK
- a CDS encoding YqhV family protein, which translates into the protein MSVDKFVASMSGLRIISGCLEVTAALIMLKLNEPEKALAVNSLLALVGPLVLIATTTIGLIGIADKLNWSKMVWIAAGVSCLLVGILKK